The Swingsia samuiensis genome contains the following window.
TTCTTTATATGCACCTGTAATAATGAGAAGTCGGTTCGGCTGCGTTTGAAAAGCAATGCGTGCTATATGCTCTACTAAGGGGCGTCCCTGAGAGGTTAAAAGCTGCTTAGGATAACCTAATCTTTTGCTTTCTCCCGCTGCGAGAAGAATAATATTATGGGGGGGGATGTTCATTTGACAGGAGCCGCTCTGTAGATGGCGATAATCTGTGAAAGTATGGAAAGGGCAATTTCCATGGGGGTTTGTGCCCCGATATCCAGCCCTGCAGGAAGTTGTAATTTTGTTAAAACTTCATCAGAGATCCCGGCTTGTTTTAAAGTCGATATTTTTTGAGGGATTTTTTTACGGCTTCCTAAAATACCAACGCAAAAAGCATCTGATTGTAAGGCTCGTTCAGCAACAATGAGGTCTGTCTCTGCATCATGTGTCAGGGAGTAAACGGCAGTCCATTGATCAAATTGAATATGCGATAATGCTGTAATGATATCTCGTCGGTCGTATTGGGAGAGAGGAATCCCTTGGGGAGGGAATTCAGGCCCTTTGGGGCGAAGAATATGGATATCTAAGTTAAAATGAGGGGCTAATTGAACAAGAGCGAGCGTAACAGGATCATGCCCGACTAAAATTAATTTAACTTTTGGCGTGTAGGTGCGTTGGAATAAGTGTGTTTCAGAAGGAAGGGTTTTTGACGTGAAAAACATTTCCCCATCATTGAGATCCGTTACGAGGATAATTGGTTGCCTTGCGCTCATTGCTTGGCGTCGTATTTGAATATAGTCGGCAAGATTACGAATTGGGCGTACGAAGATATTAATTCGACCGCCACATGTGAGTTGAACATCTAGTGTTGGGCTGTTGGCACCATAATCCAGCATACGAAACGTATTGTTTTTAATGCAGGCAACCGCC
Protein-coding sequences here:
- a CDS encoding XdhC family protein encodes the protein MSTPLSFNTLPPWPEYGLMEDFTPHAEKWLSENKKVALATLVKITGSSPRPLGSEMLISEDGEIAGYVSGGCVESAIQTEAVACIKNNTFRMLDYGANSPTLDVQLTCGGRINIFVRPIRNLADYIQIRRQAMSARQPIILVTDLNDGEMFFTSKTLPSETHLFQRTYTPKVKLILVGHDPVTLALVQLAPHFNLDIHILRPKGPEFPPQGIPLSQYDRRDIITALSHIQFDQWTAVYSLTHDAETDLIVAERALQSDAFCVGILGSRKKIPQKISTLKQAGISDEVLTKLQLPAGLDIGAQTPMEIALSILSQIIAIYRAAPVK